A region of Chloracidobacterium sp. DNA encodes the following proteins:
- a CDS encoding cytochrome c3 family protein, with translation MAQLFNKSANNIAKISLIMVPILGATAFFAFTQLARSSYLTGQYVEKQQPVQFSHKHHVGDDGIDCRYCHQTVETTGSAGMPSTQTCMNCHSQLFADQPYLELVRASFRDNKPIEWERVHDLPEYTYFNHSIHIAKGVGCSTCHGQIDNMPAVYQESTLQMEWCIACHRAPENFIRPKSEIYNMQWQDRDLDTAERKQLKADYKIRSKEMMTSCSVCHR, from the coding sequence ATGGCACAACTTTTTAATAAAAGTGCAAATAATATCGCCAAGATCAGCTTGATCATGGTGCCTATCCTCGGTGCGACTGCGTTTTTTGCTTTTACGCAGCTCGCCCGCTCATCTTATCTCACGGGGCAGTATGTGGAAAAACAGCAGCCGGTGCAGTTTAGCCACAAGCATCACGTTGGAGATGACGGCATTGATTGCCGCTATTGTCACCAGACGGTAGAGACGACCGGATCAGCAGGCATGCCGTCGACGCAGACATGTATGAATTGTCACAGCCAGTTGTTCGCAGACCAGCCGTATCTTGAGCTGGTGCGTGCAAGTTTCCGTGATAATAAGCCGATAGAATGGGAACGTGTTCACGATCTGCCGGAATATACATATTTTAATCACAGCATTCACATAGCGAAAGGTGTTGGTTGCTCGACTTGTCACGGCCAAATAGACAATATGCCTGCCGTTTACCAGGAAAGCACGCTGCAAATGGAATGGTGCATCGCATGTCACCGGGCTCCGGAGAATTTTATTCGTCCGAAATCCGAGATCTACAATATGCAGTGGCAGGACAGAGACCTTGACACGGCAGAACGCAAACAATTGAAGGCCGATTATAAGATCAGAAGCAAAGAGATGATGACGAGTTGCTCAGTCTGTCACAGATAG
- a CDS encoding DUF3341 domain-containing protein, translated as MAEFDTATQLVDAARRVRDAGYVKTDAFSPFPLHEIDEALGVKRSILPYLIFAGGITGLVAGLGLQYFVHVVDWPIIVGGRPHFSLPAFIPASYELTILFSAFVAVFGMLFMNGLPSPYHPVFNVPRFALATREKFFLIIESADPKYDYEKTRSFMEGLGGQEVFDVEE; from the coding sequence ATGGCAGAATTTGACACGGCGACCCAGCTTGTCGATGCCGCGCGGCGTGTTCGCGACGCGGGCTATGTCAAGACCGATGCGTTTTCGCCGTTCCCGCTTCACGAGATCGACGAAGCTCTTGGCGTCAAGCGGAGCATTTTGCCCTATTTAATATTTGCAGGCGGCATTACTGGACTGGTTGCCGGTCTTGGACTTCAATATTTCGTGCATGTTGTCGACTGGCCGATCATCGTAGGCGGCAGGCCGCATTTCAGCCTACCGGCATTTATTCCGGCGTCATATGAATTGACGATCCTGTTCTCAGCCTTTGTGGCGGTTTTTGGAATGTTGTTTATGAACGGGCTGCCATCTCCGTATCATCCGGTATTTAACGTGCCCAGATTTGCTTTGGCGACGCGTGAAAAGTTCTTTCTTATTATAGAATCCGCCGATCCGAAATACGACTACGAAAAAACCAGAAGCTTTATGGAAGGCCTGGGCGGACAGGAGGTCTTTGATGTTGAAGAATAA
- a CDS encoding FAD-dependent oxidoreductase: MSNGGNLKKVAVIGAGPAGMTAAYQASKQKDVEVTLFEISGSVGGLAKSITLWDQKVDIGPHRFFSSDSRVNEFWLEVVENKYEMVDRLTRIFYNNRFFYYPLKPLDAFAKLGVFETTRCVLSYLKEKLSPTEVRGDFETWVTSRFGKRLFEVFFKTYSEKLWGIRCTELDADFAAQRIKKLSLMEAVKNAFFGGGKHKTLVDQFAYPIGGTGMVYELMAEKFQANGGKLRLNTGVEKVVTEYETATGLVLTTGEELKFDYVVSTMPLSLLVSRLEEAPDAIREKANSLKFRNTILVYLNVDATELFKDNWLYVHSPSLNCGRITNFRNWVPYLYGDEKTSILCMEFWCQEEDEMWHMPDDDLIEMGKKEIRQTGLIGDAEVLDGKVYRINRCYPIYSMGYREILEPIEDYLKTVKNLMPIGRYGAFKYNNQDHSILMGLLAAENILNNKGNNLWEINTDYDEYQEASIITKTGLQKQ; encoded by the coding sequence ATGAGTAATGGCGGTAATTTGAAAAAGGTAGCAGTCATCGGAGCCGGTCCGGCCGGAATGACCGCAGCCTATCAAGCCTCAAAGCAAAAGGACGTTGAGGTCACGTTGTTTGAAATAAGCGGCAGCGTCGGCGGACTTGCCAAGAGCATTACGCTGTGGGATCAAAAGGTTGATATCGGGCCGCATAGATTTTTTTCATCCGATTCAAGGGTGAACGAATTTTGGCTTGAGGTTGTTGAGAATAAGTATGAGATGGTCGATAGGCTGACCCGGATCTTTTATAACAACCGGTTCTTCTATTACCCGCTCAAGCCGCTTGATGCTTTTGCAAAACTGGGGGTTTTTGAAACAACCAGATGTGTTCTTAGCTATTTGAAAGAGAAATTGTCGCCGACGGAAGTTCGCGGAGACTTCGAAACGTGGGTCACGAGCCGTTTTGGTAAAAGGCTTTTTGAGGTTTTTTTTAAGACCTACTCTGAAAAGTTGTGGGGAATACGTTGTACCGAGCTCGATGCAGACTTTGCCGCACAGCGGATCAAAAAGCTTTCGTTGATGGAAGCGGTAAAGAATGCATTCTTTGGCGGCGGCAAACATAAGACGCTGGTCGATCAGTTTGCTTACCCGATCGGCGGAACCGGAATGGTCTATGAGTTGATGGCCGAGAAGTTTCAGGCCAATGGCGGCAAGCTTAGGCTTAACACCGGAGTTGAGAAAGTCGTGACGGAGTACGAGACCGCTACCGGTTTGGTGCTCACGACTGGTGAGGAATTGAAATTTGACTATGTGGTTTCGACGATGCCGCTGTCGCTTTTGGTCTCACGGCTCGAAGAGGCTCCGGATGCGATCAGGGAAAAGGCCAATTCGCTGAAGTTCAGGAACACCATTCTGGTTTATTTGAACGTTGATGCAACGGAACTGTTCAAGGACAATTGGCTTTATGTTCATTCGCCATCTTTGAATTGCGGGCGAATTACGAACTTCCGGAATTGGGTGCCGTATCTGTACGGCGATGAAAAAACTTCCATTTTGTGTATGGAGTTCTGGTGCCAGGAAGAAGACGAAATGTGGCACATGCCCGACGACGATCTGATCGAGATGGGCAAAAAGGAGATCAGGCAGACAGGACTGATCGGCGATGCAGAGGTCTTGGATGGCAAGGTTTATAGAATTAACCGGTGCTATCCGATATATTCGATGGGTTATAGAGAGATCTTAGAGCCGATCGAGGACTACTTGAAAACCGTAAAGAATTTGATGCCGATTGGGCGATACGGAGCATTTAAGTACAACAATCAAGACCATTCGATCCTGATGGGGTTGCTGGCGGCAGAGAATATTTTGAATAACAAAGGAAATAACCTTTGGGAAATAAACACTGATTACGACGAGTATCAGGAAGCTTCGATAATAACGAAAACGGGCTTGCAGAAGCAGTAG
- a CDS encoding TAT-variant-translocated molybdopterin oxidoreductase — translation MPSPASKTTFASLRDQILALNGKEYWRSIEEHADTPEFRDFISEEYPHEIEEWDSSLSRRNFVKVMGASLALAGLSGCVIQPSEKIVPYVHPVEGMLPGKANFFATAMSLGGVATGLLAKAYEGRPVKIEGNPSHPGSRGATDVLAQASILGMYDPDRSQEVTYRGGSKTWEAFLNEVRAAVEENRKDGGAGVRFLTETVTSPTLIDQFAKVKAELPNAKWIQYEPINKDNALAGAKMAFGSPVHTVYKFDKAERILSLDADIFSGFNVAYIKDYSKGKAFSEEKKEISRLYCVESTISLTGAKADHRIAVKPSQIAEITKAIAKAVGVSGANSTYTENAAWIAGLAKDLLAHKGKSLVVAGDNQSPLVHALAHAINGVLGNAGETVVYTEPLSPNSDKLQIEQLRELIGDIDSGRVKMLAILGGNPMYNTPADLKLNAERMAKVPLCIHLGLYSDETAEYCHWHVAEKHFLEGWSDARAYDGTASIVQPLIQPLYDGKSIHEVVQLFLRENFDKKDLDIVKEYWQKQDIKAAAAAPAKAEDKLESKEQHDGKEALKASASPTGVPVAAIAPKNFEDNWRKAVHDGIIPNTAAVPKPVTANSTFLGQPELKTAASGSLEIAILPDPCVYDGRFVNNGWLQELPNPLNKITWDNVALISPKTAADLKINVDNDAREFAGGAQGRSFINTKGGNQFSDLVTLTYQGGKVDKPVPMWIAPGQPDGVVTIYMGYGRTRAGKVGSGIGYSVFDIRRSDAMDHGFGDIKVTGEQTDIASTQIHFNMEGRDLLRVWDIDTIEESIKNGHQHNEYDKSMYPYEQHQAVYEKNYRWGMSIDINSCVGCNACVLACQSENNIPVVGKEQVNRSREMHWLRIDAYFEGDMENPDGPHFQPVLCQQCEQAPCEVVCPVHATVHSAEGLNDMVYNRCVGTRYCSNNCPYKVRRFNFLLYQDWNTPQYKLMRNPEVSIRSRGVMEKCTYCTQRISQARIEAEKDGRKVRDGEVVTACQSACPADAIIFGDISDPNSRVAKAKKDHRNYNLLNELNTQPRTTYLAGLKNQNKEMPDYKPHVQKGHGTEEAKPKPGGEKH, via the coding sequence ATGCCCAGCCCAGCAAGCAAAACAACATTTGCCTCACTTCGCGACCAGATTTTGGCGCTTAACGGGAAGGAGTATTGGCGTAGTATCGAGGAACATGCCGATACACCCGAGTTCAGGGATTTCATTTCTGAGGAATATCCGCATGAGATCGAGGAGTGGGACAGTAGCCTAAGCCGCCGTAATTTTGTAAAGGTAATGGGAGCTTCGCTTGCTCTCGCGGGGCTTAGCGGATGTGTTATTCAGCCTAGTGAAAAGATCGTGCCGTATGTTCATCCCGTCGAGGGAATGTTGCCGGGAAAGGCTAATTTCTTCGCGACGGCGATGTCTCTTGGCGGAGTCGCGACAGGTCTTCTGGCAAAAGCATACGAGGGGCGTCCGGTAAAGATAGAAGGAAATCCAAGCCATCCTGGAAGTCGCGGAGCGACCGACGTGCTTGCTCAGGCTTCGATCCTCGGGATGTACGACCCGGACCGCTCGCAAGAAGTTACCTACCGTGGAGGCTCGAAGACCTGGGAAGCTTTCTTGAATGAGGTGCGTGCCGCTGTCGAAGAAAATCGTAAGGACGGCGGTGCGGGAGTTAGGTTTTTGACCGAAACAGTCACTTCGCCAACGCTGATCGACCAGTTTGCGAAAGTTAAGGCCGAATTGCCCAATGCAAAATGGATACAGTACGAGCCGATCAATAAAGACAACGCTCTGGCCGGAGCAAAGATGGCATTTGGCTCGCCGGTGCATACAGTCTATAAGTTTGATAAGGCAGAGCGAATTTTGTCGCTAGACGCGGACATTTTTTCAGGCTTTAACGTTGCCTACATTAAGGATTACAGCAAGGGCAAGGCGTTTTCGGAGGAGAAGAAAGAGATAAGCCGCCTTTACTGCGTCGAATCGACGATCAGCTTGACCGGTGCAAAAGCGGACCATCGTATTGCCGTCAAGCCGAGCCAAATAGCTGAAATTACAAAGGCGATTGCCAAAGCGGTCGGCGTTTCGGGGGCGAATTCAACATACACCGAAAACGCGGCATGGATCGCAGGACTCGCAAAAGACCTGTTGGCGCACAAGGGCAAATCGCTGGTTGTTGCAGGTGATAATCAGTCTCCGTTGGTTCACGCTCTTGCCCATGCTATTAATGGTGTTCTCGGAAATGCCGGTGAGACTGTGGTCTACACCGAACCGTTGTCGCCAAACTCAGACAAACTGCAGATCGAACAGCTTCGCGAACTTATTGGTGATATCGATAGCGGCCGTGTCAAGATGCTTGCCATCTTGGGCGGAAATCCGATGTACAACACTCCAGCGGACTTAAAGTTAAATGCTGAGCGCATGGCTAAAGTGCCGCTTTGTATTCATTTAGGCCTTTACTCCGACGAAACAGCTGAGTATTGCCATTGGCACGTTGCAGAGAAGCATTTTCTCGAAGGTTGGAGCGATGCTCGAGCATATGACGGAACGGCTTCTATCGTTCAGCCGCTTATACAGCCGCTTTATGACGGAAAGAGTATTCACGAAGTTGTTCAGCTCTTCTTAAGAGAGAATTTTGATAAGAAAGATCTCGACATTGTAAAAGAATATTGGCAAAAGCAGGATATCAAGGCAGCAGCAGCGGCTCCTGCAAAGGCCGAAGATAAGCTGGAATCGAAAGAGCAACACGACGGCAAAGAGGCCCTAAAAGCGTCAGCGTCGCCTACTGGCGTACCGGTCGCTGCAATTGCACCAAAGAATTTTGAAGACAATTGGCGAAAGGCGGTCCACGACGGTATCATACCGAACACTGCCGCTGTGCCGAAACCGGTGACGGCAAATTCCACCTTTTTGGGTCAGCCAGAACTAAAAACTGCGGCATCTGGTAGTCTTGAGATCGCAATTTTGCCTGATCCGTGTGTTTATGACGGTCGGTTTGTGAATAACGGGTGGCTGCAGGAATTGCCAAATCCGCTTAACAAGATCACCTGGGACAACGTTGCCCTTATCAGCCCTAAAACAGCCGCAGATCTTAAGATAAATGTCGATAACGACGCGAGGGAATTTGCTGGCGGGGCTCAGGGCAGGAGCTTTATCAATACAAAAGGCGGCAACCAGTTCTCTGATCTGGTAACGCTCACATATCAGGGCGGCAAGGTCGATAAGCCCGTTCCGATGTGGATCGCTCCGGGCCAGCCTGACGGTGTTGTGACGATTTACATGGGTTATGGCCGTACGCGTGCCGGAAAAGTCGGTAGCGGAATCGGCTACAGCGTTTTTGATATTCGCCGCTCGGATGCGATGGATCACGGCTTCGGCGACATCAAGGTGACGGGTGAGCAGACCGATATTGCGTCGACGCAGATCCACTTCAATATGGAAGGCCGCGATCTGCTGCGTGTTTGGGATATCGACACGATCGAAGAGAGCATTAAAAACGGCCACCAGCACAACGAATACGACAAGTCGATGTATCCGTACGAACAGCATCAGGCTGTTTATGAAAAGAATTACAGGTGGGGAATGTCGATCGACATTAATTCCTGCGTAGGCTGCAATGCTTGTGTTTTGGCGTGTCAATCAGAGAACAACATTCCGGTCGTGGGCAAGGAGCAGGTCAATCGCAGCCGCGAAATGCACTGGCTTCGTATTGACGCCTACTTTGAAGGCGATATGGAGAATCCCGACGGGCCTCACTTCCAGCCGGTGCTTTGCCAGCAGTGCGAACAGGCTCCGTGTGAAGTCGTCTGTCCTGTTCATGCTACGGTTCACAGTGCTGAAGGCCTTAACGACATGGTCTACAACCGCTGTGTCGGAACTCGATACTGTTCTAATAACTGTCCGTATAAGGTTCGCCGCTTTAATTTCCTGCTTTATCAGGACTGGAACACCCCTCAATATAAGCTAATGCGAAACCCGGAGGTTTCGATCCGTAGTCGTGGTGTGATGGAGAAGTGTACATATTGCACGCAGCGAATCTCGCAGGCACGTATCGAGGCTGAAAAGGATGGTCGCAAAGTACGAGACGGCGAGGTCGTGACTGCTTGTCAGTCTGCTTGCCCGGCGGACGCTATCATCTTTGGAGACATAAGTGATCCGAACAGCCGTGTTGCGAAGGCGAAGAAGGATCACCGCAACTATAATCTGCTCAATGAGTTGAATACGCAGCCGCGAACGACATACCTTGCAGGGCTGAAGAACCAGAACAAGGAAATGCCGGATTATAAGCCGCATGTTCAAAAAGGCCATGGAACTGAAGAGGCAAAGCCTAAACCGGGAGGCGAAAAACACTAA
- the nrfD gene encoding polysulfide reductase NrfD, with protein MLNEDKDLQQKLHPAMIEGDHNLASVTDKISDVTLKKRTPFHWFIGFGIAFMIAQMLLFSVIWLLANGIGIWGNNQPVGWAFDIINFVWWIGIGHAGTLISAILLLLNQKWRTSINRFAEAMTLFAVACAAMFPLLHTGRPWLAAYWLFPYPNTMGIWPNFRSPLIWDVFAVSTYATVSALFWYVGLIPDLATLRDRAKNKYFKFVYAALSWGWRGSARHWHRYEITYLILAGLSTPLVLSVHSIVSLDFSVSQVPGWHATIFPPYFVAGAIFAGFAMVLILCIPLRHLYGMKDFITHTHLVYMGKVMLATGLIVVYGYAMEAFFGWYSASQYEVFMVKNRIWEGPYWWSYWLLIFCNGISIQFLWFKRFRESEFWLFVISIVVSVGMWLERFVIIVTSLHRDFLPSSWAMYSPQVFDWSMFIGTIGFFFTLIYLFVRFVPMISIFEVRTLLPEANVHGHQQDFEENVNEVEYTYDRTDPPGSKS; from the coding sequence ATGTTGAACGAAGACAAAGACCTTCAACAAAAGCTTCACCCGGCCATGATCGAGGGCGACCATAATTTGGCAAGCGTCACCGACAAGATCAGCGACGTTACGCTCAAGAAGCGAACGCCGTTCCATTGGTTTATTGGGTTCGGTATTGCGTTCATGATCGCACAGATGCTTCTGTTCTCGGTCATTTGGCTTCTCGCGAACGGTATCGGTATTTGGGGAAACAACCAACCAGTTGGTTGGGCATTCGACATTATCAATTTCGTCTGGTGGATCGGTATTGGCCATGCCGGAACGTTGATCTCGGCCATTTTGCTGCTTCTTAATCAGAAGTGGCGAACGTCAATCAACCGTTTTGCCGAGGCAATGACCCTATTTGCTGTCGCCTGCGCCGCTATGTTTCCGCTTCTGCACACCGGGCGTCCGTGGCTGGCTGCGTATTGGCTGTTTCCGTATCCGAATACGATGGGCATCTGGCCCAATTTTCGCTCGCCTTTAATTTGGGACGTTTTCGCGGTTTCTACGTATGCAACGGTTTCCGCCTTGTTCTGGTATGTCGGTTTAATACCCGATCTAGCAACGCTTCGCGACAGGGCAAAGAACAAATATTTCAAGTTCGTTTATGCAGCCTTGTCATGGGGCTGGCGCGGTTCGGCGAGACACTGGCATCGTTATGAGATCACATATTTGATCCTTGCCGGACTTTCGACACCTCTTGTGCTTTCAGTTCACTCGATCGTGTCATTAGACTTCTCGGTGTCGCAGGTGCCTGGCTGGCATGCTACCATCTTTCCGCCGTACTTCGTCGCCGGTGCTATCTTTGCCGGCTTCGCGATGGTTCTGATCCTTTGTATCCCGCTGCGTCACTTGTACGGGATGAAGGATTTTATTACGCATACGCACCTCGTTTATATGGGCAAGGTGATGCTCGCGACCGGTTTGATCGTGGTCTACGGCTACGCGATGGAGGCTTTTTTTGGCTGGTACAGCGCTTCGCAATACGAAGTCTTCATGGTCAAGAACCGAATCTGGGAAGGCCCGTATTGGTGGTCGTATTGGCTGCTTATCTTTTGTAACGGCATCTCGATCCAATTTTTGTGGTTCAAGCGGTTCAGGGAAAGTGAGTTCTGGCTCTTCGTGATCTCGATCGTCGTTAGCGTCGGAATGTGGCTTGAGCGTTTCGTTATTATCGTAACAAGTCTGCACCGTGATTTTCTCCCGTCTTCGTGGGCGATGTACAGTCCGCAGGTTTTCGATTGGTCAATGTTCATTGGCACGATCGGATTTTTCTTTACACTGATCTACTTGTTTGTCAGGTTTGTGCCGATGATTTCGATATTTGAAGTCAGAACGCTGTTGCCTGAGGCAAATGTGCACGGGCATCAGCAGGATTTCGAAGAAAATGTGAATGAGGTCGAATATACATACGACCGGACCGACCCGCCCGGATCAAAGAGCTAG
- a CDS encoding cytochrome c, which translates to MQDQPRYKAYKKIDDKRAWPAKVEGTVARGQLNDNKAFYTGKIDNPNLNAPVATTTDASGNTLVSSFPNDIDEFPLPVTKELVDRGQERYNINCIVCHGPIGNGDGMVVRRGFPKPPTYHDDRLRNAPVGHFFDVMTNGWGRMSSYAYQIPPADRWAIVAYIRALQVSQNPDENLKMNSNTEIKTEPHKTGGHE; encoded by the coding sequence ATGCAGGACCAGCCGCGGTACAAGGCTTATAAGAAGATCGACGATAAACGAGCTTGGCCTGCAAAGGTGGAAGGAACGGTCGCTCGGGGTCAGTTGAACGACAATAAGGCGTTCTACACGGGCAAGATCGATAATCCAAATCTGAACGCTCCTGTTGCGACCACCACAGACGCGTCGGGAAACACGCTTGTTTCAAGCTTCCCAAATGATATTGACGAATTTCCTCTGCCGGTCACAAAAGAACTTGTTGACCGAGGTCAGGAGAGGTACAACATTAACTGTATCGTTTGTCACGGCCCTATAGGCAATGGCGATGGAATGGTCGTGCGGCGCGGTTTTCCAAAACCGCCGACATATCATGACGACCGGCTGCGAAATGCCCCTGTCGGACATTTCTTTGATGTGATGACGAACGGATGGGGCAGGATGAGCAGCTATGCTTATCAAATCCCGCCCGCCGACCGCTGGGCGATAGTCGCCTATATCCGTGCTCTTCAAGTAAGCCAGAATCCGGATGAGAATTTGAAGATGAATTCAAATACAGAAATCAAAACTGAGCCGCATAAAACCGGAGGACACGAGTAA